The DNA sequence CGGCGGAGCGGCTTGCCCGGTACCGCGCCCGGCTGCGGTTAGCGTCGGGGGCGACAGCCGGCGAGCGGTGCGGAGGACGCGGTGGCGGAGCGACAGGGGCAGGCGGCGCCGGACGCCGTGCCGACGCGGATCGGTCAGGTCGTGATGCTGCACCACGCGGGGGACCGCGAGGAGGCCCGGCACCGTTTCCTCGCCCTGTGGGCGGAGATCGGGGAGCACGGCGACCCGCTGCACCGCTGCACCCTGGCCCACTACCTCGCCGACACCCAGGACGAGCCCGAGGACGAACTGGCCTGGGACCTGCGGGCGCTGACGGCGGCCGAGGAGGTCGCCGGCGACCGCCCCGCCGAGTACGAGGGAACCGTCGCCGTGCGCGCCCTCTACCCGTCGCTGCATCTGAACCTGGCCGCCGACTACCTTCGCCTCGACCGCCCCGACGCCGCCCGCACCCATCTCCGCCGGGCCCGGGACGCGGCCCGCACCCTCGCCGACGACCGCTACGGCGAGGGCGTGCGGGCAGCCATCCGGCGGCTGGCCCTCCGACTGGGCGAGGACGGCACTCCCGGGAGCTGGGGACCGCCGCGGCAGCGCCCGTAGGGGCGGCGGCCTGCGCCCGGTCCCGCCGGACGCCGTGCGCCCCCGCTCGCCCGCGGCCGGTTCAGCGGCCGTACGCGTCGCGGCAGATGGCCGCCTCCGGGCTGTCCGCGCGCCAGCCGCCGTACTTCCTGCCCAGCGCGCACAGGTCCGGTCTGCCCGAGGCGTCACCGTGCATCGACTCCGCGACGCCGGGGAGGTCCACCGGGGGACCCGGCGTCCGGCCGTGGCCGCCGGACCCGGGACCGGCCGGACGGGTCTGCCCGGTGCGGTGGCCGGGCGGAGCGTCACGCCGCGGCTCGGTCGTGGGCGCGGCGCGGTGCGACGGGGACGCGGACGCCTTCGGCGGCCGGGACGGGCCGATCATCTCCAGGGCCTCGCGCGCCGGTGCCTGCACGACCTGCGTCTCGTTCTGTCCCACCGGACGTGGCTCGGTCCGCTGGGACGGTGCCGTCCCCGCGCCGGGGGCGAGGGGCCGCTGGACCGTCACACAGCCCGAGAGGGCGGAGACCGCCACGGTCACCAGAAGCGTTGCTGTGGTCGTCGTTCGGTGCACGCGCGCAACTCTGCTGGCTCCGCCCGCCCCGGTGGGGGCGGACAGGCGCAGCATGCCCCGCACGGGTGATCTCCGGCCCCGTACGGGGGGCCCGGAAGGTGCCGCGGGTGACGTCACTCGCCGATGGCGCCGTCGATCCGCTCGCGGAGCAGATCGGCGTGGCCGTTGTGCCGCGCGTACTCCTCGATCATGTGGGTGTAGATCCAGCGCAGGCTGTACGGTTCGCCGGTCTGCCTGCCGACGCCCCGGGACAGGTCGTCCAGCGCGAAACCGGCCGCGTTGCGCCGGGCGGCGTCGATCTCCGACTGCCAGGTGGCGTACGCCTCCTCGTGGGTGTCCGCCGCGGTGAGGTGGAAATCGCCGTCCCGGTCGGCCTCGCTGTAGTAGAGGGGGCCGGCGGCCTCGTCCGCGAGCACCCGGCGGAACCAGTTGCGCTCCACCTCCGCCATGTGCCGCACCAGTCCCGTCAGGGACAGCTTCGAGGGCGGTACCGACGCGGTGCGCAACTGGTCGTCGGTCAGCCCCTCGCACTTCCAGGAGAGGGTGCGGCGGTGGTAGTCGAGCCAGCCCTCCAGCATGGTGCGCTCGTCGGCGTCGGGGGCGGGTTCACTGCGCTCGGTCGTCATGGTGTCATCCTTGCCCGGAGCCGCCCCCGCACACCGGGCGATTCCGGCCTCGGACGCGCCGGTCGGCACCGCGGATCCGCGGGCGGTTCGAGCGGGACCGGGAGCCCCGGCCGGCGCTCCCGCCGGCCGCCGTATGCTTCCCAGCGGACCACGACGGGCGAGGACCAGAGGAGCACACCAGGTGAAGGTCGGCTGCATCGGACTCGGTGACATCGCACAGAAGGCCTACCTGCCGGTACTCGCCGTCCAGCCCGGAGTGGAACTGCACCTGCACACCCGCACCCCGGCGACGCTGGACCGGGTCGCCGACGGCCTCCACCTCCCGCCCGCACGGCGTCACCCGGACCTCGGCTCCCTGCTCGCCCAGGACCTCGACGCGGCCTTCGTGCACGCGCCGACCGAGGTCCACCCGCAGATCGTCACCCGGCTCCTCGAAGCGGGCGTACCGACCTACGTCGACAAGCCGCTCGCCTACGAACTCGCCGACTCCACGCGGCTGGTGACGCTCGCCGAGGAGCGGGCCACCAGCCTCGCCGTGGGCTTCAACCGGCGCTTCGCCCCCGGCTACGCGCAGTGCGCCGACCATCCGCGCGAGCTGATCCTGATGCAGAAGAACCGGATCGGGCTGCCGGAGGAACCGCGCACGATGATCCTCGACGACTTCATCCACGTCGTGGACACCCTGCGCTTCCTGGCGCCCGGCCCGGTCGACGACGTGACCGTGCGCGCCCGTACCGAGGGCGGGCTGCTGCACCACGTGGTGCTCCAGCTCGCCGGTGAGGGCTTCACCGCCCTCGGGGTGATGAACCGCCTCAGCGGTTCCGCGGAGGAGATCCTGGAGGTCTCC is a window from the Streptomyces capillispiralis genome containing:
- a CDS encoding DinB family protein — translated: MTTERSEPAPDADERTMLEGWLDYHRRTLSWKCEGLTDDQLRTASVPPSKLSLTGLVRHMAEVERNWFRRVLADEAAGPLYYSEADRDGDFHLTAADTHEEAYATWQSEIDAARRNAAGFALDDLSRGVGRQTGEPYSLRWIYTHMIEEYARHNGHADLLRERIDGAIGE
- a CDS encoding Gfo/Idh/MocA family protein, translating into MKVGCIGLGDIAQKAYLPVLAVQPGVELHLHTRTPATLDRVADGLHLPPARRHPDLGSLLAQDLDAAFVHAPTEVHPQIVTRLLEAGVPTYVDKPLAYELADSTRLVTLAEERATSLAVGFNRRFAPGYAQCADHPRELILMQKNRIGLPEEPRTMILDDFIHVVDTLRFLAPGPVDDVTVRARTEGGLLHHVVLQLAGEGFTALGVMNRLSGSAEEILEVSGQDTKRQVVNLAEVIDHKGQPTVRRRGDWVPVSRQRGIEQAVLTFLDAVRAGRVLSARDALATHELCERVVRAVHERSA